A region of Campylobacter armoricus DNA encodes the following proteins:
- the rfaD gene encoding ADP-glyceromanno-heptose 6-epimerase — protein MRVVITGGAGFIGSNLALKLQEQNHEILIIDKMRTNNKLDNGNLECFGHFKNLLDFKGEIFTADINDMQVYEKIKDFKPDVIFHQAAISDTTVYDQNKVLTTNLNTFKYLIDICLKNNCKLIYASSASVYGDAPSPQCVGEHEIPKNPYAFSKLMMDNLAKKYFDKMHIVGLRYFNVYGKNEFFKNTTASMILQFGLQILSNKNPRLFEGSDKIYRDFVYIKDAVNANLDCLNSKSGIYNVATGVARTFQDIVDILQKELNTNLKCEYMPNPYIKAYQFHTQAKLDENFSYRPKFSLEDGIKDYLPEIKRIFQKEVNV, from the coding sequence ATGAGAGTTGTTATAACAGGTGGAGCTGGTTTTATAGGTTCAAATCTTGCTTTAAAATTACAAGAGCAAAATCATGAAATTTTGATTATAGATAAAATGAGAACTAATAATAAATTAGATAATGGAAATTTAGAATGTTTTGGACATTTTAAGAATTTGCTAGACTTTAAAGGAGAAATTTTTACAGCTGATATAAATGATATGCAAGTTTATGAAAAAATTAAAGATTTTAAACCTGATGTTATTTTTCACCAAGCTGCGATTTCTGATACTACAGTTTATGATCAAAATAAAGTTTTAACAACAAATTTAAATACTTTTAAATATTTAATAGATATTTGTTTAAAAAATAATTGCAAATTAATTTATGCCAGCTCAGCTTCAGTGTATGGAGATGCGCCTAGCCCACAATGTGTAGGAGAGCATGAAATTCCAAAAAATCCCTATGCTTTTTCAAAATTGATGATGGATAATTTAGCTAAAAAATATTTTGATAAAATGCATATAGTAGGGCTTAGATATTTTAATGTTTATGGCAAAAATGAATTTTTTAAAAATACTACCGCTTCTATGATATTGCAGTTTGGTTTGCAAATTTTATCAAATAAAAATCCGCGTTTATTTGAAGGAAGCGATAAGATTTATAGAGATTTTGTTTATATTAAAGATGCTGTAAATGCAAATCTTGATTGTTTAAATTCAAAAAGTGGAATTTATAATGTAGCAACTGGAGTTGCTAGAACCTTTCAAGATATAGTAGATATTTTACAAAAAGAATTAAATACAAATTTAAAATGTGAATATATGCCAAATCCTTATATAAAAGCTTATCAATTTCATACTCAAGCAAAATTAGATGAAAATTTTTCTTATAGACCAAAATTTAGCTTAGAAGATGGCATAAAAGATTATTTACCTGAGATAAAAAGAATTTTTCAAAAGGAAGTAAATGTTTGA
- the rfaE1 gene encoding D-glycero-beta-D-manno-heptose-7-phosphate kinase yields MFDFLTSKNPKILVVGDFMVDHYIWCDCERISPEAPVMVVKSKKEDKRLGGAGNVYANLKSLGADVYAIGVIGDDESGKFLQENLNAKLFIEKDRKTPLKSRILSHSQQVLRLDDENDFETKLENEIISEFKKIIKDFKAVILSDYKKGTLSDKVCKELINIANSLNIPILVDPKGNDFSKYKNATLLTPNKKEAMNALGIDSLDNLEFFIKKLKDDYGLKYSIITLSEEGIAVFDEKLHIIPAKALEVYDVTGAGDSVIAMLAYALSLNIDILKACELANKVAAVVVAKVGSVSVSFDEVKNLEKSSFEDKIKTKEELIKITQNKKIVFTNGCFDILHFGHIKYLEKAKKLGDILVIGLNSDKSVKRLKGNDRPINNEFNRACMLASLYFVDYVVIFDEDTPYELISFLKPDILVKGADYKDKEIIGSNLVKKVKLIEFEDGFSTTNIINRIKNDRKNRK; encoded by the coding sequence ATGTTTGATTTTTTAACTTCTAAAAATCCTAAAATTTTAGTAGTAGGCGATTTTATGGTAGATCATTATATATGGTGCGATTGTGAAAGGATAAGTCCTGAAGCACCTGTTATGGTGGTAAAATCAAAAAAAGAAGATAAAAGATTAGGCGGAGCTGGTAATGTTTATGCAAATTTAAAAAGTTTAGGTGCTGATGTTTATGCTATAGGTGTTATTGGTGATGATGAAAGCGGTAAATTTTTGCAAGAAAATTTAAATGCAAAATTATTTATAGAAAAAGATAGAAAAACGCCTTTAAAAAGTAGAATTTTATCTCACTCTCAACAAGTTTTAAGGCTTGATGATGAAAATGACTTTGAGACAAAATTAGAAAATGAAATAATAAGCGAATTTAAAAAAATAATAAAAGATTTTAAAGCTGTTATTTTAAGTGATTATAAAAAAGGCACTTTAAGTGATAAAGTGTGCAAAGAGCTTATAAACATAGCAAATTCTTTAAATATACCTATTTTGGTAGATCCAAAAGGAAATGATTTTTCAAAATATAAAAATGCTACTTTGCTTACTCCAAACAAAAAAGAAGCTATGAATGCTTTAGGAATTGATAGTTTAGATAATTTAGAATTTTTTATAAAAAAATTAAAAGATGATTATGGTTTAAAATATTCTATTATTACTTTATCAGAAGAAGGAATAGCGGTTTTTGATGAAAAATTACACATAATTCCCGCTAAAGCTTTGGAAGTTTATGATGTAACAGGAGCTGGAGATAGTGTAATAGCTATGCTTGCTTATGCATTATCTTTAAATATAGATATTTTAAAAGCTTGTGAGTTGGCAAATAAAGTAGCAGCTGTAGTTGTAGCTAAAGTAGGAAGTGTGAGTGTAAGTTTTGATGAGGTTAAAAATCTTGAAAAATCATCTTTTGAAGATAAGATAAAAACTAAAGAAGAACTTATAAAAATCACACAAAATAAAAAAATAGTTTTTACAAATGGATGTTTTGATATTTTGCATTTTGGTCATATAAAATATCTTGAAAAAGCAAAAAAACTAGGCGATATTTTAGTTATAGGTTTAAATTCTGATAAAAGTGTAAAAAGATTAAAAGGAAATGATAGACCTATAAATAATGAATTTAATAGAGCTTGTATGCTTGCTAGTTTGTATTTTGTTGATTATGTTGTGATTTTTGATGAAGATACTCCTTATGAGTTAATTAGCTTTTTAAAGCCTGATATTTTAGTAAAAGGAGCTGATTATAAAGATAAGGAAATAATAGGCTCAAATTTAGTTAAAAAAGTTAAATTGATAGAATTTGAAGATGGTTTTAGTACTACAAATATTATAAACAGGATAAAGAATGATAGAAAAAATAGAAAATGA
- the gmhA gene encoding D-sedoheptulose 7-phosphate isomerase → MIEKIENEFNIHKEVLEKTITLKEDILKVAKILTNCLENNGKLLICGNGGSAADAQHFAAELSGRYKKERKALAAVALTTDTSALSAIGNDYGFEFVFSRQVEALFNKNDVLIGISTSGKSKNVLNAFEKAKELGGLCIGLSGKNGGDMNKICDINLVVPSNDTARIQEMHILIIHCLCDLIDQRY, encoded by the coding sequence ATGATAGAAAAAATAGAAAATGAATTTAATATACACAAAGAAGTGTTGGAAAAAACTATAACACTAAAAGAAGATATTTTAAAAGTGGCTAAAATTTTGACGAATTGCTTAGAGAATAATGGAAAACTATTAATTTGTGGTAATGGTGGAAGTGCTGCTGATGCTCAGCATTTTGCTGCTGAACTTAGTGGAAGGTATAAAAAAGAAAGAAAAGCATTAGCTGCTGTGGCATTAACCACTGATACTTCAGCACTCAGTGCTATAGGAAATGATTATGGTTTTGAATTTGTATTTTCAAGACAGGTTGAGGCATTATTTAATAAAAATGATGTCTTGATCGGAATTTCAACTAGTGGTAAGAGTAAAAATGTTTTAAATGCTTTTGAAAAAGCAAAAGAACTTGGTGGGCTTTGTATAGGACTTAGTGGAAAAAATGGTGGCGATATGAATAAAATTTGTGATATAAATTTAGTAGTTCCATCTAATGATACGGCTAGAATTCAGGAAATGCATATTTTAATTATTCATTGTTTATGTGATTTAATAGATCAAAGATATTGA
- the pyk gene encoding pyruvate kinase: MLKKTKIVATIGPASENEAIIRQMIINGVNVFRLNFSHGTHEYHSKNLETIRKIASELNARVGILQDISGPKIRTLKIPEPFELKNGDRLDFYKDTFDGEKLSNEHYKVCINHPEILSMLKVGEYIYLCDGSIKTKVIQVENNFIQTQVENNGILSSNKGINFPNTKINIDIITQKDKNDLTWGIKNDVDFLAISFVQNAHDIDEVRKILDENNAKIAIFAKIEKFDAVENIDEIINCSDGIMVARGDLGIEVPYYKVPNIQKLIIKKANEANKPVITATQMLFSLAKSKTATRAEISDVANAVLDGTDAVMLSEESAVGIDPANAVDIMTQTIIEAEKNYPYNKFENFKCFSETDIITKSSTQLATNLNADAIFTLTSSGASAIKTARYRPKMDIIAITHSKKTLNFLSIVWGVQPTILIEKHENLTKLLSNSVKLGIEKGLMSKDGVYTLTAGFPVGVAGSTNLIRILQKEQIEYYLSLNK, from the coding sequence ATGCTAAAAAAAACAAAAATAGTCGCAACCATTGGCCCAGCTAGTGAAAATGAAGCAATCATTAGACAAATGATAATTAATGGAGTAAATGTATTTCGTTTAAATTTTTCCCATGGAACCCATGAATATCATAGTAAAAATTTAGAAACAATCAGAAAAATTGCCTCAGAATTAAACGCTAGGGTTGGTATTTTGCAAGATATTAGCGGTCCAAAAATCAGAACATTAAAAATTCCTGAACCATTTGAGTTAAAAAATGGCGATAGATTAGACTTTTACAAGGATACATTTGATGGTGAAAAGCTTTCCAATGAACATTACAAGGTTTGCATTAATCATCCTGAAATTCTTTCTATGTTAAAGGTCGGAGAATATATCTATCTTTGTGATGGCTCTATTAAAACAAAAGTTATACAAGTTGAAAATAATTTCATTCAAACCCAAGTAGAAAATAATGGGATACTAAGCTCTAATAAAGGAATTAACTTCCCAAATACAAAAATCAATATAGATATTATCACACAAAAAGATAAAAATGATTTAACTTGGGGTATTAAAAATGATGTTGATTTTCTAGCTATATCTTTTGTACAAAATGCACATGATATTGATGAAGTAAGAAAAATTTTAGATGAAAACAATGCTAAAATAGCTATTTTTGCAAAAATAGAAAAATTTGATGCTGTGGAAAATATAGATGAGATTATAAACTGCAGTGATGGCATCATGGTAGCAAGAGGGGATTTGGGTATAGAGGTTCCATATTATAAAGTTCCAAATATACAAAAGCTAATCATCAAAAAAGCTAATGAAGCTAACAAGCCAGTTATCACAGCCACACAAATGCTTTTTTCTTTAGCAAAATCCAAAACCGCTACAAGAGCTGAAATTTCAGATGTTGCAAATGCGGTATTAGATGGAACAGACGCAGTAATGCTTAGCGAGGAAAGTGCTGTAGGGATTGATCCAGCTAATGCTGTAGATATAATGACCCAAACTATTATAGAAGCTGAAAAAAATTATCCTTATAATAAATTTGAAAATTTTAAATGCTTCAGCGAAACAGACATAATAACCAAATCAAGCACACAACTTGCAACAAATTTAAATGCAGATGCTATTTTTACACTTACAAGTAGTGGCGCATCAGCTATTAAAACTGCAAGATATCGACCAAAAATGGATATTATAGCTATAACTCATTCTAAAAAAACATTAAACTTTTTGAGTATAGTATGGGGAGTTCAACCAACTATATTAATAGAAAAACATGAAAATTTAACAAAGCTTTTAAGCAATTCAGTAAAACTTGGAATAGAAAAAGGGCTAATGAGCAAAGACGGAGTATATACACTTACTGCTGGTTTTCCAGTAGGAGTTGCAGGTAGTACAAATCTTATTAGAATCTTACAAAAAGAACAAATTGAATATTATTTGAGCTTGAATAAATAA
- a CDS encoding FAD-dependent oxidoreductase → MDQKHFDTIVIGGGISGAAVFYELARYTNIKNIALLEKYSSAATLNSHSTSNSQTIHCGDIETNYTLEKAKKVKKTADMIVKYGLLQNAQNKFMYSHQKMALAVGNNECEYMKNRYEEFKQLYPYIKFFTKKDIKKIEPNVVLNENKTADRTDEIVAMGVEEGEIFTTVDFGLMSQNLIEQACLQGKNTYVAYNQEVIFIEKRDGIFYIKTRDFKEYSAKSIIVNAGAHSLFLAHKMGIGLDKSCFPVAGSFYMAKEKILNGKVYMVQNPKLPFAALHGDPDLLANMNTRFGPTALVIPMLERYHGFKSLPEFFKTLNLDMNVVKICFNLFKDPTIRNYILYNYLFEIPYINKRLFVKDAKKIVPSLTTNDIYYAKNFGGVRPQVLDKKSGELMLGEASITEIPGIVFNMTPSPGATSCLGNGYKDAKLICQYLGASFNEDLFTKELL, encoded by the coding sequence ATGGATCAAAAACATTTTGATACTATAGTAATTGGTGGTGGCATATCTGGTGCTGCTGTTTTTTATGAACTTGCTAGATATACAAATATTAAAAACATAGCTCTTTTGGAAAAATATAGTAGTGCTGCAACACTTAATAGTCATAGCACAAGTAATTCTCAAACTATCCATTGTGGTGATATAGAAACAAACTACACCTTAGAAAAAGCAAAAAAAGTAAAAAAAACAGCAGATATGATAGTTAAATATGGACTTTTACAAAATGCTCAAAACAAATTTATGTATTCGCATCAAAAAATGGCTCTTGCTGTTGGAAATAATGAGTGTGAATATATGAAAAATAGGTATGAAGAATTTAAACAATTATATCCTTACATCAAATTCTTTACAAAAAAAGATATAAAAAAAATTGAGCCTAATGTAGTACTAAACGAAAATAAAACAGCAGATAGAACAGATGAAATTGTGGCTATGGGTGTAGAAGAAGGGGAAATCTTCACTACGGTAGATTTTGGTTTAATGAGTCAAAATTTAATAGAACAAGCTTGTTTACAAGGAAAAAATACTTATGTTGCATATAACCAAGAAGTAATATTTATAGAAAAAAGAGATGGTATTTTTTATATAAAAACGAGAGATTTTAAAGAATATAGTGCAAAATCTATTATAGTTAATGCTGGAGCCCATTCGCTATTTTTAGCACATAAAATGGGAATAGGACTAGACAAATCATGTTTTCCTGTCGCAGGAAGCTTTTATATGGCTAAGGAAAAAATTTTGAATGGTAAAGTATATATGGTTCAAAATCCTAAACTTCCTTTTGCGGCACTACATGGTGATCCTGATTTGCTAGCTAATATGAATACTCGTTTTGGTCCAACAGCTTTGGTTATTCCTATGCTAGAGCGATATCATGGATTTAAATCTTTACCTGAATTTTTTAAAACACTTAATCTTGATATGAATGTAGTAAAAATTTGCTTTAATCTTTTTAAAGATCCAACCATTAGAAATTACATACTTTATAATTATTTATTTGAAATTCCATACATAAACAAAAGATTATTTGTAAAAGATGCAAAAAAAATTGTTCCTAGTTTAACAACAAATGATATTTACTATGCTAAAAATTTTGGTGGAGTAAGACCGCAAGTTCTTGATAAAAAATCAGGAGAACTAATGCTTGGAGAAGCTAGCATAACCGAAATACCAGGAATTGTATTTAATATGACCCCTAGCCCTGGAGCTACAAGCTGTCTTGGAAATGGTTATAAAGATGCTAAACTTATTTGCCAGTATTTGGGCGCAAGTTTTAATGAGGATTTATTTACCAAAGAATTACTATAA
- a CDS encoding type III pantothenate kinase codes for MLLCDIGNTTASFLNDQKFQSMNIEHFLQYEPTEKVYYINVNPNLEEKLRQNSLYINLAPYFNFDTIYKNLGIDRIAACYTIEDGVVVDAGSAITVDIVSNSIHLGGFILPGIENYKKSFINISSRLKCEFNTQISFDAFPQKTADALSYGVFKSIYLLIKDSAYNKKLYFTGGDGQFLANFFDYAIYDKFLIFRGMKKAVCENFKL; via the coding sequence ATGTTATTATGTGATATTGGTAATACTACAGCAAGCTTCTTGAATGATCAAAAATTTCAATCTATGAATATTGAACATTTTTTACAATATGAACCAACAGAAAAAGTATATTATATAAATGTCAATCCTAATCTAGAAGAAAAACTAAGACAAAATTCTTTATATATAAATCTAGCTCCTTATTTTAATTTTGATACAATTTATAAAAATTTAGGTATTGATAGGATTGCAGCTTGCTATACTATAGAAGATGGAGTAGTTGTAGATGCAGGATCGGCTATCACTGTAGATATAGTATCAAATTCTATTCATCTAGGTGGGTTTATATTACCAGGAATTGAAAACTATAAAAAATCATTTATAAACATCTCATCTCGATTAAAATGTGAATTTAACACACAAATCAGCTTTGATGCTTTTCCACAAAAAACAGCAGACGCTTTAAGTTATGGAGTATTTAAAAGTATTTATTTGCTTATAAAAGATAGTGCCTATAATAAAAAATTATATTTTACAGGTGGAGATGGACAATTTCTTGCTAATTTTTTTGATTATGCAATCTACGATAAATTTTTGATTTTTAGAGGTATGAAAAAAGCTGTTTGTGAAAATTTTAAACTTTAA
- the gatC gene encoding Asp-tRNA(Asn)/Glu-tRNA(Gln) amidotransferase subunit GatC has product MQIDDKLLTKLEKLSALKIADEKRKELEEQLSQIVNFVEKLDELKLDSIEAMTSTTNGGTPFRNDEVKKSEVIDMVSKYAPNSQDGFFIVPKIIE; this is encoded by the coding sequence ATGCAAATTGATGATAAATTACTTACTAAACTTGAGAAATTAAGTGCTTTGAAAATAGCTGATGAAAAAAGAAAAGAACTAGAAGAGCAATTAAGTCAAATTGTTAATTTTGTTGAAAAATTAGATGAGCTTAAACTTGATAGTATTGAAGCTATGACAAGTACTACAAATGGCGGTACTCCTTTTAGAAACGATGAAGTTAAAAAATCTGAAGTGATTGATATGGTTAGCAAATATGCTCCAAATTCACAAGATGGTTTTTTTATTGTTCCTAAAATTATAGAGTGA
- a CDS encoding CvpA family protein — MENFSWFDVFVIGLTLVLGLKGLVSGLFKEIFGLIGIVGGVLFASRYAKEISEIINNNFYQIQNENLAIFAGFLVLLIIIWIVCMVLGNVLSKMFSMSGLGFIDRIGGFLFGSAKIFLVFAILVACVNNIDFLNSSLKKYAENSFTLEILRKTGEYIMNTDFTQNSIDKIQGQINDANLSLNSEENYAN; from the coding sequence ATGGAAAATTTTTCTTGGTTTGATGTTTTTGTTATAGGATTGACTTTAGTTTTGGGTTTAAAAGGTTTGGTTAGTGGATTATTTAAAGAAATTTTCGGACTTATAGGTATAGTTGGAGGTGTTTTATTTGCCTCAAGATATGCTAAAGAGATATCTGAAATTATCAATAATAATTTTTATCAAATTCAAAATGAAAATCTTGCCATTTTTGCAGGATTTTTAGTTTTGTTGATTATTATTTGGATTGTGTGTATGGTTTTAGGAAATGTATTATCAAAAATGTTTAGTATGAGTGGTCTTGGTTTTATAGATCGCATAGGTGGATTTTTATTTGGTAGTGCTAAAATATTTTTAGTTTTTGCTATTTTAGTAGCTTGTGTAAATAATATTGATTTTTTAAATTCAAGTCTAAAAAAATATGCGGAAAATAGTTTTACTTTAGAAATACTTAGAAAAACTGGTGAGTATATAATGAATACTGACTTTACTCAAAATAGTATAGATAAAATTCAAGGACAAATCAATGATGCTAATTTGAGTTTAAATTCGGAGGAAAATTATGCAAATTGA
- a CDS encoding Fur family transcriptional regulator, protein MQIENIEYDVLLERFKKTLKDNGLKYTKQREILLKTLYNSDEHYTPESLYVEIKQKNPDLNVGIATVYRTLNLLEDSGMATSISFGASGKKFELANKPHHDHLICKSCGEIVEFENSIIEQQQMLIAKEYNFKLTGHLMQLYGLCPKCSKNKGNINV, encoded by the coding sequence ATGCAAATTGAAAATATAGAGTATGATGTTTTGCTTGAGCGTTTTAAAAAAACATTAAAAGATAATGGTTTAAAATATACAAAACAAAGAGAAATTCTCTTGAAAACTTTATATAATAGTGATGAGCATTATACTCCAGAAAGTTTATATGTAGAGATCAAGCAAAAAAATCCTGATTTAAATGTAGGTATAGCCACGGTTTATAGAACTTTAAATTTATTAGAAGATTCTGGTATGGCTACTTCTATATCTTTTGGTGCTTCTGGAAAAAAATTTGAACTTGCAAACAAACCACATCATGATCATCTAATTTGTAAAAGCTGTGGAGAAATTGTAGAATTTGAAAATTCTATTATTGAACAGCAGCAAATGTTAATAGCAAAAGAATATAATTTTAAATTAACAGGACATTTAATGCAGCTTTATGGTCTATGTCCAAAATGTAGTAAAAATAAAGGTAATATTAATGTTTGA
- the lysS gene encoding lysine--tRNA ligase, whose amino-acid sequence MFDNILEQQKIQKAQELKELGINPYPHFLKKEMSIAEYKEKFAYIKDNQNQRDESVYGVLAGRLKLLRLAGKSVFANIEDEQDNLQIYFNQNILGEQYFTILKKYLEVGDIVLVKGFPFMTKTGEFSLHVEQIQIATKSIIPLPEKYHGLTDIEQRYRKRYLDMIMNSEVRKDFIVRSKIVSYIRSFFDNKGFLEVETPMMHPIAGGANAKPFVTYHNALGVERFLRIAPELYLKRLIVGGFEAVYEINRCFRNEGMDLTHNPEFTTIEFYWAYHNYYDLMDLTEELFAMLLDKLNLDKKLEFDEKIIDFSKPFERISYKDALKKYGGLDDELINNKELILKKLKKDGFEANEKLELGHLQAELFDNYVEDKLINPTFVIDFPISISPLSRRSDKDASIAERFELFIAGREIANGFNELNDPLDQYERFLKQIEAKNAGDEEACEMDEDFVNALGYAMAPTAGQGIGIDRLVMLLINKKSIRDVVLFPAMRPLKNETKGE is encoded by the coding sequence ATGTTTGATAATATTTTAGAGCAGCAAAAAATTCAAAAAGCACAAGAATTAAAAGAATTAGGGATTAATCCATACCCTCATTTTTTAAAAAAAGAAATGAGTATAGCTGAATATAAAGAGAAATTTGCTTACATTAAAGATAATCAAAACCAAAGAGATGAAAGTGTATATGGGGTTTTGGCAGGAAGATTAAAGCTTCTTAGATTAGCTGGTAAATCAGTGTTTGCTAATATAGAAGATGAGCAAGATAATTTACAAATTTATTTTAATCAAAATATTTTAGGAGAGCAATATTTTACTATTTTAAAAAAATATCTTGAAGTAGGAGATATTGTTTTAGTAAAAGGTTTTCCGTTTATGACTAAAACAGGAGAATTTAGCCTTCATGTAGAACAAATTCAAATAGCAACAAAATCTATAATTCCTTTACCAGAAAAATATCACGGACTAACCGATATTGAGCAAAGATATAGAAAAAGATACCTTGATATGATTATGAATAGTGAAGTAAGAAAAGACTTTATTGTACGCTCTAAAATCGTTTCTTATATACGCTCTTTTTTTGATAATAAGGGATTTTTGGAAGTTGAAACCCCTATGATGCATCCTATTGCAGGTGGAGCAAATGCGAAACCTTTTGTAACCTATCACAATGCTTTAGGTGTAGAAAGATTTTTAAGAATTGCCCCGGAGTTGTATTTAAAGCGTTTGATTGTAGGTGGATTTGAAGCAGTTTATGAGATTAATAGGTGTTTTAGAAATGAAGGGATGGATTTAACGCATAATCCCGAATTTACAACAATTGAATTTTATTGGGCCTACCATAATTATTATGATCTAATGGATTTAACAGAAGAGCTTTTTGCAATGCTCTTGGATAAGCTAAATTTAGATAAAAAACTTGAATTTGATGAAAAAATCATTGACTTTTCTAAACCATTTGAAAGAATTAGCTATAAAGATGCTTTGAAAAAATATGGTGGTTTAGATGATGAGCTTATTAATAACAAAGAGTTGATTTTAAAAAAATTAAAAAAAGATGGTTTTGAAGCTAATGAAAAATTAGAATTAGGTCATTTGCAAGCTGAACTTTTTGATAATTATGTAGAGGATAAACTTATAAATCCTACTTTCGTAATAGATTTTCCTATTTCTATAAGTCCTTTATCTAGAAGAAGTGATAAGGATGCAAGTATTGCTGAAAGATTTGAATTATTCATTGCAGGTAGAGAAATAGCAAATGGTTTTAATGAGTTAAATGATCCACTTGATCAGTATGAGAGATTTTTAAAACAAATTGAAGCAAAAAATGCAGGTGATGAAGAGGCTTGCGAAATGGATGAAGATTTTGTCAATGCATTAGGTTATGCTATGGCACCAACTGCAGGTCAAGGTATAGGAATAGATAGATTAGTAATGCTTTTAATTAATAAAAAATCAATTCGTGATGTAGTGCTTTTTCCAGCAATGAGACCGCTAAAAAATGAGACAAAAGGAGAGTAG
- a CDS encoding serine hydroxymethyltransferase, producing MLENFDKEIFDLTQKELARQCDGLEMIASENFTIPEVMEVMGSILTNKYAEGYPGKRYYGGCEFVDEIETIAIERCKKLFNCNFANVQPNSGSQANQGVYMALLNPGDKILGMDLSHGGHLTHGAKVSSSGKVYESFFYGVELDGRINYDKVREIAKEVKPKLIVCGASAYPRVIDFAKFREIADEVGAYLFADIAHIAGLVVAGEHPSPFPYAHVVSSTTHKTLRGPRGGIIMCNDEEIAKKINSAIFPGIQGGPLMHVIAAKAVGFKYNLSEEWKKYAKQIIKNTAILAKVLIDRNYDLVSGGTDNHLILLSFLNKEFSGKDADLALERAGITANKNTVPGETRSPFVTSGLRLGTAALTARGFKEEQISIVANYIADILDEIQNIKLQEEIKVKLKDLASNFIIYERALF from the coding sequence ATGCTAGAAAATTTTGATAAAGAGATTTTTGATTTAACTCAAAAAGAGTTAGCAAGACAATGTGATGGTCTTGAAATGATTGCAAGTGAAAACTTTACTATTCCAGAGGTTATGGAAGTAATGGGAAGTATTTTAACAAATAAATATGCAGAAGGCTATCCTGGCAAAAGATATTATGGTGGGTGTGAATTTGTAGATGAGATTGAGACAATTGCTATAGAAAGATGCAAAAAACTTTTTAATTGCAATTTTGCAAATGTGCAGCCAAATTCGGGATCTCAAGCCAATCAAGGTGTGTATATGGCTTTGTTAAATCCAGGCGATAAAATCTTAGGTATGGATTTAAGCCATGGAGGACACTTAACCCATGGAGCTAAAGTAAGTTCTTCTGGAAAAGTTTATGAAAGTTTTTTTTATGGAGTGGAGCTTGATGGAAGAATTAATTATGACAAGGTTAGAGAGATTGCAAAAGAAGTTAAACCAAAGCTTATTGTTTGTGGTGCAAGTGCATATCCTAGAGTGATTGATTTTGCTAAATTTAGAGAGATTGCAGATGAAGTTGGTGCTTATTTATTTGCTGATATTGCACATATTGCAGGTTTGGTTGTAGCAGGGGAACACCCTAGTCCTTTCCCTTATGCTCATGTAGTAAGCTCGACTACACATAAAACTTTAAGAGGGCCAAGAGGTGGAATTATCATGTGTAATGATGAAGAAATTGCTAAAAAAATTAATTCAGCAATTTTTCCTGGAATTCAAGGCGGTCCTTTAATGCATGTAATTGCTGCGAAAGCTGTTGGTTTTAAATATAATTTGAGCGAAGAATGGAAAAAATATGCTAAACAAATCATTAAAAATACTGCTATTTTAGCAAAAGTGTTAATAGATAGAAATTATGATTTAGTAAGTGGTGGTACTGATAATCATTTGATTTTGTTGAGTTTTTTAAATAAAGAATTTAGCGGTAAAGATGCGGATTTAGCTTTAGAAAGAGCAGGTATTACAGCAAACAAAAATACCGTTCCAGGTGAAACAAGAAGTCCATTTGTAACAAGTGGTTTGAGACTTGGAACTGCAGCTTTAACGGCAAGAGGTTTTAAAGAAGAACAAATAAGTATTGTTGCAAATTATATTGCAGATATTTTAGATGAAATACAAAATATAAAATTACAAGAAGAAATTAAGGTTAAGCTGAAGGATTTAGCAAGTAATTTTATTATTTATGAAAGGGCTTTGTTTTGA